The following DNA comes from Anopheles arabiensis isolate DONGOLA chromosome 3, AaraD3, whole genome shotgun sequence.
CCTTGAGCGATAGCAGCACGTCGAGCAGATCTTTGGGAGCGTACACCGGTCGATAGTTGCTGAGATCGATCTGATAGGTGCTGAGCTCGTCCCACTTGGAGAGGATCTCCTCCCGGTCGGATGCGGTGCGCATCTGACCGTGCAGTTGCGCTTTCGATTCCGAGCACATCGAGTTCAACGACTTGCGTACCCGTCGTTCCCATTGGATACCTGCTCGGCGTAGATAGTTCAACGGATCGCTGCTGGCCGGCGTTGGACGAGTGTCACTTTTTACGCTGTTCCGGATCAGATGGTAGATCACGTTGCGGATCTCGATCTCCAGCCCGTTCGCCTTGATCGCCGTCTCGAGCGTCTGCTTCATGTCGTCCTTGTCCACCTCCGGGGAGCAGGAAAGTTTCTAGCCcccaaaaaaatagaaaagtaAAATGGATTTATTGGTTGCGCACTCCTGAGTCCCAAGGTCCTTGCCACTTACTTGCACCATCTTGTAGAGGTTCCCGTACAGCTTCATCGTCTTCACGTCCTCCGCCAGCCGAAGTGCCGTATGGTGGATGCTCGTGTCCTTCAGTTCCTCCATGAAGCTGCTGTCGTGCACAGCGTCGTGCCGTGCCAGCGGATAGATTGCACCAGGCTCTGCCGAGTCGGCCAACTCTGTCGACGACTGAAAGGAAACTGTTGCAATATTCGTCGGCGAGAAGAACCTCCCACACTCGTCATGCTCAACGAGTTCTTCCTCCATTTTTTTCCATGTTACTTTACGTCCACAATCCCCCCATTTCATCCCCCTGCTTACCGTTGTGTCTTCTGTGTCCTTTGAATTGGTTGCCCTCACCAGCATCGTTTTCACTCGTGCTCCACGGTCCACCGCCAGCCACTTTCTCCCCCTGACACCGAGAACTCGCGTTGCAGAGCCCGTTTGGTGAATCAATTTTACGACAACCCGTCAGCAAACTTCCACGACGGCCGatggtaaatatttatttattccgaCGGGGTAACCACCTACCCAcggctctttctctctctcgctctctctctctctcttcacaaGGGTCGAATTTCGAAAATGGGGTGGGACGGCATAAGACCGCCCTTTCTGGTCAGGATTTGCtgccttttttccttccacgGTAGGATTTTCCGGTATCAAAAAACGGACACGCACAAACACCgaaacagcacacagcacagcacgagAGCACGAGTTTGTCCCGAGCTGCCCAGTATTTGTCCGTACACTGTGTGGCTGGGTGGCGCTGGTGGTGCTTTGATTGGTAACCAAATAACCAGGTATCGTTGCCCATGGCAACGCTCGGTTTGGTGGCGGTGACctgttttacagttttttgcGCAAGTTTTCTCGGTCGGTTTGGTTTTGAAGAGGGGACAGAGCTGGGAGGAGGATGGTATGTTGGAAGGAGAGGTAGTGAGGGGTTACTTTCTTTCTGAATTTAAGTAAttcgggtttgtttttttttgcaagacTTGCAGCAAATATGAAGATTTTGTATTAAACTAGCTCATGTGGGCAGGTGATAGGACTTTGAAGTGTAATTCTGAGGTGTCTGTAAACTCTGAGGCGTACACAAGCGGAAAATGGGGACATCATGGAACTGGATGTCCTCCAGGGTCCCTATGCGAGACCTGGTAATCCTTTCAAACTTTCTCCAAACTTCCACAGATATCCAGGCTTTGGAACTAGGACTCTATCTCGGAGCTCGTAACACGTGTCTTATACATCCCCTTGGAACTATTTTCAGACCTGTTCTGAGCTTAAGACCCCACTCCAGCGTtggaaaaaatccaaaaataaGGGTAAAAAGCATAGCACAAAAAAGCGATTTCCAGGAAACTCCAAATTCCTATAAAACCTCAAGCAAATGGTACTGAACAATCCAGGTAGAAATTCAAAATCCAGTTAGATATTAACCATGATGCAATGCCTTCCGATTCTCCTGCTTGTCATGCTCATCCGACTCATCATCGGCACTTTCTTCCTCCTTAATTTCGGTCACCACGTACGACCCGAACCGCACCGTAAAGAAGTAGATAAACTCTACCAAGCTCAGAATGCTCGCCCCGGTAAACAGCCCCAATATGCCACCGATCGAGACGACCACGTCGATGTCTTCGCGCACGATCTGGCGCCGGTAGCGCTGCGACGGTAGGCTCATAATCTTGATCAGTACCGAGCGTCCGGTCCGTGCTTCCATGTCCGTTTCGCGTCCTATGATGCGTATCTCGTGCTCGGTACAGGAAGGGAAGCAATCGCACACCAGCCCGTTCGTGCGCCACGGCTGCATGATGGTCGTCTGGGGAAACATCAGATCGCGCTGGTCGAGACAGTTTAGCCCATCGTACCCGCAGACGGGACTTTTATCGTTCTCTGGAAAAGAAGGGATGTGTGATACCGCTGTGTTACTACCACTACTCACACTTCTTCCAGTACTTCCAAGCAGCATGTTATGGTGGCAACAGTTGCACGTTTTGATCTGCGCCGTCTTAAGGCACTccgtcacgcacacactgtaGCTGTACTTCGCGTACCGGTGGTCGGTCCCTTCGTCGGGGAAAACGCACCGCCGCACACTTTTGTCAACCGTTCGAACTAGCGGATCGTTTGCGATGCTCTGGGCGGTGATGTAGATCTTCCCAGCGTACCCTTCCGGCATCTGGTTGAACTGGAGCGTGGTTAGGAGCATATGCGGGATGTCCTCTTCGTTCTGGACGTATGCcttaaaagaaagtaaaagagCTTAGAGACGCATCAACTACATTTCCACTGCCACTTCCTGACCGTTGTAGCTCGGCTAAAGTTCAGCTGCAGCTCTCCCTTCGGCGATGCCATGCTCATATCCATCCGCAACCACTGTGGCCCATATCTGCACGGAAGAATTTAGTGTCATTTTGGAACTCCAACGCCAAAACTTCCACTCCCCACTCCCAATTACTTGCTAACAGTCTGTATGGAGTTGAGCAGAAAGCACGAGCCCATCGTCGTCTGGATCGGCCGGAAGTAGCGACAACAATCGAACACCTTCCCATTCCAGCGGCACTCATCAAACAGCTGGGAACAGTTCGCCCGCACCGCGTTCGAGAACCTTGGATACCCCTCCACCGGACACTTGACACAGTCGTCACAGTCCTTGTACATCGCACAGTACGACTTGATCGAGCCGTAGTTGTACAGGTTGTGGTAGATCAGGCGCAACATAAACTCCTCCACATCGTAGTTGTACTCCATCTCCTCGGTCGTGCGCAACCCGTCGATCACCTGCTGGAGCGCATCGTACTGCTGCTTGGTGTAGCCCATCTCACAGACGCCCACCGACGGGAAGTGGGCAATGTCTTTGCGCGGATCCAGATTCTCCACCACGATGCTGACCGCATCCTTGCGGAATAGCTCCATGTACGTGTTGATCAGCATGTACGAGCCGGTCCAGGCGAACAGGACGCATGCCATCCAGAATAGGCGCTCGGTCCAGTGGTACTTCCGGTTGGAGATGTACCCCACGCCGGCCAGGGAGCAGTTGGAGCAGTAATCGACCAGGATGCGGTACAGGACGCGGAATGCttttaccaccaccatcgttgAGCGTGATCTGACCAAGcaggggttcgtcgcttgacgGGCGATGCCGCGTTCGTTTTCTGcgtgaaattaattattaaagcAGCCACTTTTGCGCAGCATGGAAAGTGAATTATCCGTGCTGCGGGACCGTCATGTCGTCTTCAATATTAGATGAGCTATATTGCCCATATCGTGACGACCTCCCAAAGcggttctttcttttcttcatcCACCAGAGGCATCAATCGTGGcttgtgttttcgtttttattgaATCCAATAGATAGGTAACTGTTATAATCGGTAAATATGTTTCTATTCTGTAACACGTTAGACTGTTGGGGAGGGGAGAACCTTTCCTTTCCAGTGTGCCGTGGAACGTCCACCTCTTCCTCCTGCGTATTCTgcgctatctctctctctcgctctcagtGTGTATAGGTTTGTGTACCGATGTTTTGTGTGGTCGGTGTGAGTTTTCAAAAAGGGTATATGGGAAACAGGCGCGTACGCCCTGTGCCCTGTTAGTGGGTTCGGATTATACGGTGGACGAaggtgtgctgtgctgtgggttggggtttttcttttctgttgctTCTGTACCAGCTCGGGGAGAGGCGGCGGTGCAGATATTAATCGCCCCCTTTGCCTATAATGTCTCATCAATCACATGTTTCTTTGCAATCCTTTAAACCTAACGATCGTTAGTgtacggtgtgcgtgtgtgtgtgtgtagtgacATCGTTGCTGCTTAGTGTACGTGCGCCTTAAGCACAATTAGTTAAAGTCTTTCAATCCGGTGCCACACCATCCAGCCCTGCCATTATTCCATTCGCAATATTCGTATTTAAAACGCTCttgagaaagaaaacgaaatgaaCAACATCGCGTGCGACGAAATTTGGGACAGGGCACCACCACGCGCAACCTATCTATTCTTCCCGTACGCTTCTCCCAATGCCAACCACCATCGTGTATAATATATTTGGTTCATATTCCTATTCTAATGTTTAGGCTGCCTCTATCGGTCTGTCCGTCTGTCTAAGTTTGGTTGTATAATTCGTTCCCGCGTTTTGCTGAGTTCGTTTCAAAATAGTTTcacagacacgcacgcacacacacacacacatacatacgtttcttttgcttttgtacAACAAACTAACTACGGAGGATTGGGTTGATCGTGTATCACGTGTACGAGGAGTAAGAGGTAACTAAACTAAAACCGAACGTTACGTTGCTTCTGGGAATGGTTGCACACCGCTTAACACACTagtgcaatgttttttttttttgttaatccGTACCCTACCGGCTGTATGAACATGTAACCGAACGCAACGGAACAACATTACTATGCCTAGAATATACCACCCCCTACCTATACACCCCCCTCCTTATGTGTGGTAGTGGTTGTGTATTGCGAATTCCTATCCTAAATATATGTGTATATCTGTTTCATGCTGCTGACTGTTCTCCTGTTGCCGTATCTTCTCTTCGTGATCATTACGGGAATGGTTAACTTTAATAAGATGCTTcgttttcctcttcttcttcctcctcctcctcttcttaAACCCCACGCTCGATAGCTTTTCCGCTTAACCAGCttgctcgtttgtttgttgttttactcttttttgttgctaaatTACAGAACACACACGCGACACAGCGAGCCGAGCAGAACAGAAGCGCACGCGGGTAAACTtaatatcacacacacacacagaatcaTCTTGGCTTGGGGCGGCTTAGGAATTGGTTTTTAGAATAATGTACAACTCGCGATACATGCGCATGTAACGAAGAATGTGtagccaacacacacagagtgtgCAGTTTAGTGCAGCAATTGCTATTCACAACGtggttcttttgttttttggaagGAATGGGTGTATAATTAACACAACGATTAGAGTTTAACTTCACATCGGGTTTCCcgcgctctctcactctctttctctttatcgATCTGTCTTTATCGagtgcttttctttgtttattgctagagcgagtgtgtgtgtttttattcttgTGCATTCTCCACACAATTTTTCGTTACCGTACTTGCCCCTTcacattttggtttaaccgttttttttaaaactaattacGAATAATGGCAAAACTTGAAAAAGTACATTTCTAGCGGATtagtataaaaataaaacaaccaaaggtatagaaacaaaaaacaaccattttcCAACTGAATACTTTTTAGGACGATTACCTTACAGGGTTCTCCAGGCGTTCTCATAGCTGTCGGACACTTCCTTTactctttcctattggaagtgaacttcatatgatggcAATTGGATTCTATGGTTCCTTTTTTGAACAGACTCCttgaaaattcctattggtTTTGCCCCAACaggggtgctatagagtccaattcccattacttCAAATTCATATCACGTGcgaaagagtaaaaaaagtgtcccacagctatgaaaactcctggaaaacccctgtaagacGTAGAATGGATCAATTCGCTTGTTCGCCTTGTACAAGCTTGCTCGTTAGACTGTTTACTCATACATGCTACATGCCGGTGGGGTAAAAGTATGATGCGGACTATCTCTGGCACGGCACACATGTTTTGTTACCtttatctttctctttctctctctgtttcgaATTCAACTTTTAGCtacttttcttcattttcatttttttgtgtatctTCACGGTTCACTTCACAGCTGCAGTTCTTGATAGAATAAAATTTCATGCCTAAAAATTATCAACAAAATAAAgagaacaataaaacataacattttaaaaattacaagACCAATACAGCCCATTGCGGAACGCCTACAGTTGGAACACGTGTGGAAAAGATGGTAAACTCTCCCAAAACAAATCTCCGTTGCCTTTCGATCAAACTCTTCTGACTAAAAGTCCACCAATTGCCctataccaccaccacttttCCCCCgggttttgcttgttttcaaAAGCGTGCGCCATTGGCagctggtgatggtgctgtGTGCCGATCGTACGCGCTTTCATAAACATAAACCGACCGGGGGAAACGCTTCCATCGCTTTAGAATGGATTTTCACCGCAGCACTGTATACAGTCCATACAGTTGTGCTATCTTTTGCCATCCTGCTGCCCCAGCTGGACGTCACTCAGCGAGGTGAGCTGATCCTGCAACGATTTGATCGTCGCCATCAGGGTGCGCTTTTCGTCCAGCAGCGTCGTGATGTCGTCCTGGGCCGCCTTCAGGTAGTTCTTCAGCATCTCATTATCTTGCCGTACTttcattctacaaaaaaatgaagagatgattgtaaattaaataacCATTTAAATGTGCACATTTAATTTTCCTCTTCACTTACCGATTGCTTTCCGCCGTCTTCTCATTGTCCGTGAGCTGTTTCTTCAGGCTGTCGTTGTCCAGcttcagctgctgcagcaccagATGCAACGATTTCACCTCCCGGTCGCGTTCCCGCCGTACCTCGGTGTCGGAGCGGTTCAGCTTGCGCttgccgccaccaccgtccaCCGCATCGTCCGCCTTGCTGCCGAACGTGGGCTGCACGTAAAACACACCCGCCTCGTCCCGTGTCAGCAGCACCCGGCCGATGGCAAGGTTTACCGGCAGCGTCCCGGGCGAGGTTATGTTCACCGGCGGCCGATCCTCGATCAGATTGATCTTCACGTTCTCCACCGTCACCTCCATCGGTATCGGCGTCGGTATCACCTCATCCTCCGCCAGATCGCCCAGCCCGACGACGGTGCTCATCGCGAGCTGCAGATCGATATCCTTCACCTCGACGT
Coding sequences within:
- the LOC120905098 gene encoding sodium channel protein Nach, producing the protein MVVVKAFRVLYRILVDYCSNCSLAGVGYISNRKYHWTERLFWMACVLFAWTGSYMLINTYMELFRKDAVSIVVENLDPRKDIAHFPSVGVCEMGYTKQQYDALQQVIDGLRTTEEMEYNYDVEEFMLRLIYHNLYNYGSIKSYCAMYKDCDDCVKCPVEGYPRFSNAVRANCSQLFDECRWNGKVFDCCRYFRPIQTTMGSCFLLNSIQTVSKYGPQWLRMDMSMASPKGELQLNFSRATTAYVQNEEDIPHMLLTTLQFNQMPEGYAGKIYITAQSIANDPLVRTVDKSVRRCVFPDEGTDHRYAKYSYSVCVTECLKTAQIKTCNCCHHNMLLGKNDKSPVCGYDGLNCLDQRDLMFPQTTIMQPWRTNGLVCDCFPSCTEHEIRIIGRETDMEARTGRSVLIKIMSLPSQRYRRQIVREDIDVVVSIGGILGLFTGASILSLVEFIYFFTVRFGSYVVTEIKEEESADDESDEHDKQENRKALHHG